A single region of the Candidatus Omnitrophota bacterium genome encodes:
- a CDS encoding enolase C-terminal domain-like protein produces the protein MKIERIEVFPVSYPTAGRFKFLEDPKGRRVGRAAVLVKIITVNGLIGWGESIPVQTWCDETLESATSAIRDYLAPVLIGRDPFDIAGAVQLMNKTISPGFTTGMPLAKCGVDMALHDLAGKALGCSLAQYWGRAVGGPVTLSWTLNPSSLDGLDAMIDEGWKRGYRNFNVKVAPDPKYDLELCRRVKQQVPDGFLWADANGGYDLASALTAAPMLADIGVDVLESPLRPNDISGYIRLKKQGALPIIMDEGVVSPKDLIEFIRLDMLDGVAMKPSRCGGLLSARRQIEILLDAGLMFLGSGLSDPDVTLAASLGLFAAYGLSFPAALNGPQFLTHSVLKSPLAVKDGAVAVPEGYGLGVEIDEERIKAIEVMA, from the coding sequence GTGAAGATAGAGCGAATCGAAGTTTTCCCCGTAAGTTATCCTACAGCGGGCCGTTTTAAATTTCTCGAAGATCCCAAAGGCCGCCGAGTGGGCCGCGCCGCCGTTTTGGTAAAGATCATAACCGTTAACGGCCTGATCGGTTGGGGCGAAAGCATTCCCGTTCAAACCTGGTGCGACGAAACGTTGGAATCTGCAACCAGCGCCATTCGCGATTATCTAGCGCCGGTTCTCATCGGACGCGATCCCTTCGATATCGCCGGAGCCGTCCAGCTCATGAACAAAACCATTTCGCCGGGATTTACGACGGGAATGCCCCTGGCGAAATGCGGCGTGGATATGGCGCTGCACGATCTTGCCGGCAAAGCCTTGGGCTGCTCGCTGGCGCAATATTGGGGACGCGCAGTGGGAGGGCCGGTAACTCTTAGCTGGACGCTCAATCCCTCCTCGCTCGATGGCTTGGATGCCATGATCGACGAGGGCTGGAAGCGTGGCTATCGCAATTTCAACGTCAAAGTCGCCCCCGATCCCAAATACGATCTCGAACTCTGCCGCCGCGTCAAACAACAGGTTCCGGACGGCTTCCTTTGGGCGGACGCCAACGGCGGCTACGATCTCGCCTCTGCACTAACCGCTGCTCCCATGTTGGCCGATATCGGCGTCGACGTGTTGGAATCGCCGCTGCGGCCTAATGATATTTCTGGATATATTCGCCTAAAAAAACAAGGCGCACTGCCTATTATTATGGACGAAGGCGTCGTTTCGCCCAAAGATTTGATCGAGTTCATCCGGCTGGATATGCTGGACGGCGTGGCCATGAAGCCTTCCCGCTGCGGCGGATTGCTATCCGCCCGTCGGCAGATTGAAATCCTGCTCGATGCGGGTTTGATGTTTCTCGGCAGCGGCTTATCCGATCCCGACGTGACTCTGGCGGCTTCGCTCGGCCTCTTCGCTGCCTACGGCTTGTCGTTTCCCGCCGCCCTGAACGGCCCGCAGTTCCTGACGCATAGCGTCCTGAAATCGCCCCTCGCCGTAAAAGACGGCGCCGTGGCTGTTCCCGAAGGGTATGGATTGGGAGTGGAGATCGACGAAGAAAGAATCAAGGCGATTGAGGTGATGGCGTGA
- a CDS encoding DUF559 domain-containing protein, with protein MKRNVNDLTKQRARELRQNLSPAEKRLWACLRAKQIFGLHIRRQHPIGPYLADFSIEKLKLVIELDGISHDFKLEEDAKRDQYMLENGYEVYRILNRDVMMRLEDVIESIRNICKAKLS; from the coding sequence ATGAAAAGAAACGTTAACGATCTCACGAAACAACGCGCTAGAGAGTTGCGTCAAAATCTATCTCCCGCAGAAAAACGATTATGGGCATGTTTACGAGCAAAACAAATTTTTGGACTTCATATTCGGCGGCAGCATCCAATTGGCCCTTATCTCGCTGATTTTTCTATTGAAAAATTAAAATTAGTAATAGAACTTGATGGGATTTCTCATGATTTCAAATTGGAAGAGGATGCTAAACGAGATCAATATATGCTGGAAAACGGCTATGAAGTTTATCGAATTTTAAACCGTGATGTAATGATGCGTTTAGAAGATGTTATTGAATCCATAAGGAATATATGTAAAGCAAAACTGTCGTAA
- a CDS encoding Gfo/Idh/MocA family oxidoreductase — protein MSNNQSNRRQFLQRSSFGAAALGAVGVSAQRVLGANDRIAVAIIGCGGRGMGFGGAEIKNLSEKENVHIAAVCDVWRNNREAAVAKVKEWFGKTPYSTTRYPEILSRKEIDAVYIATPDHAHSPILADAALCKKDAYCEKPMATTLYDARDALRSVRDNQIVCQIGTQRRSDGRHKAAAEFIRSGVLGKISEVETAWHDASPRWLKNDYKTIQKTDVDWDQYQMKLAKRAFDPMRFRCWHLWKDYTVGTPGLLGSHLIDVATWFMDDPLPLKAVANGGVYVWNDGREHADTLDCVIEYPKKFIVQYSTRLGNSCPVPEAIFYGLNGTFDTLSWTASNKGGRKDSPFKNPVKIEPKDDENHVQNWLQCIRTRRNPNAPIEAGYAHSVVSIMCFHSWEYGHRYAYDAARETIYPE, from the coding sequence ATGTCCAACAATCAAAGCAATCGACGCCAATTTCTTCAACGATCATCCTTCGGAGCGGCGGCTTTGGGCGCCGTCGGAGTATCTGCCCAGCGCGTACTTGGCGCCAACGACCGCATCGCCGTCGCCATTATCGGCTGCGGCGGTCGCGGTATGGGTTTCGGCGGTGCGGAAATCAAGAACCTGAGCGAAAAAGAAAACGTCCATATCGCCGCTGTCTGCGATGTCTGGCGCAACAACCGCGAAGCCGCCGTCGCCAAAGTCAAAGAGTGGTTCGGTAAAACGCCGTACTCGACAACCCGCTACCCCGAAATCCTTAGTCGCAAAGAGATCGACGCCGTCTATATCGCCACTCCGGATCACGCCCATTCCCCCATCCTGGCCGACGCCGCATTATGCAAGAAGGACGCCTATTGCGAGAAACCGATGGCTACGACGCTTTACGACGCCCGCGACGCGTTGCGCTCCGTCCGCGATAACCAAATCGTTTGCCAGATCGGCACCCAGCGCCGCAGCGACGGACGCCACAAAGCCGCCGCCGAATTCATTCGCTCCGGCGTTCTCGGCAAGATCAGCGAAGTGGAAACCGCCTGGCACGACGCCAGCCCCCGTTGGCTGAAAAACGATTACAAAACTATCCAAAAAACCGACGTCGATTGGGACCAATACCAAATGAAACTGGCCAAGCGCGCATTCGATCCCATGCGCTTCCGCTGCTGGCACCTTTGGAAGGATTATACGGTTGGAACGCCCGGCCTATTGGGCAGCCATCTCATCGACGTGGCGACCTGGTTCATGGACGATCCCTTGCCCCTCAAGGCCGTCGCCAACGGCGGCGTCTATGTCTGGAACGACGGGCGCGAACATGCCGACACGCTGGATTGCGTCATCGAGTATCCAAAAAAATTTATCGTCCAATACTCCACCCGCCTAGGCAACAGCTGCCCCGTTCCCGAAGCGATCTTCTACGGTCTCAACGGAACCTTCGACACCCTAAGCTGGACCGCTTCCAACAAAGGCGGACGCAAGGACAGCCCTTTTAAGAATCCAGTGAAGATTGAACCCAAGGACGACGAAAACCACGTGCAAAACTGGCTGCAATGCATCCGCACGCGCCGAAATCCCAACGCCCCCATCGAAGCGGGCTACGCCCATTCCGTCGTCAGCATCATGTGCTTCCACTCGTGGGAATACGGTCATCGTTACGCCTACGACGCCGCGCGGGAGACGATCTATCCAGAATGA
- a CDS encoding nucleotidyltransferase domain-containing protein produces MNNQNGLAQFIQLLRQEIPALRERYHVESLSIFGSYVRHEQHPGSDLDILVTFRETPGLSS; encoded by the coding sequence ATGAATAACCAAAACGGCCTTGCGCAATTCATACAATTATTAAGACAAGAAATTCCCGCGCTGAGAGAACGCTATCATGTGGAATCGTTGAGCATATTTGGATCGTACGTTCGCCATGAACAGCATCCCGGCAGCGACTTGGATATCCTGGTAACATTCCGCGAAACGCCGGGACTTTCGTCATAG
- a CDS encoding type II toxin-antitoxin system VapC family toxin, translating to MGLINQIEGNRIYLDTNIFIYLFESFSPYIDILSPVIEKVELGQFHSYTSELTIAEALVKPIMEKNTQWQSIYIQGIQSSPSLTVEPIHRTILIEAARLRSEIGLKLPDAIHYATAIHSNCTAFLTNDKQMKSIKNLNVIQLDDFK from the coding sequence ATGGGATTAATAAACCAAATTGAAGGAAATAGGATATACCTGGATACGAATATCTTCATCTATTTATTCGAAAGTTTCTCTCCTTATATTGATATATTATCCCCCGTTATTGAAAAAGTTGAATTAGGACAATTCCATTCCTACACCAGCGAATTGACGATCGCCGAAGCGTTGGTGAAACCCATAATGGAGAAAAATACGCAATGGCAATCGATATATATCCAGGGAATTCAATCTTCCCCCTCATTAACCGTAGAGCCAATCCACCGAACGATTTTGATAGAAGCGGCTCGCTTGCGGTCTGAAATCGGCTTGAAACTCCCCGATGCGATCCATTATGCAACAGCCATCCATTCGAATTGTACGGCCTTTTTGACTAACGATAAGCAAATGAAATCGATAAAGAACCTCAACGTCATTCAACTGGATGACTTCAAATAG
- a CDS encoding nucleoside-diphosphate kinase, with protein MNHNGREQTLVLIKPDALKLSLSGYLLSLLSESHTGLMITGSKIVSVSRMLAEEHYAEHAGKVFYDSLLEYIMGEIHFPDDPGKRRVKVLVYQGKDAVKKIREIAGPTNPHIAREEKPGCIRSLGTVIPLKNGAGEIVGNRIDNLIHASASVEEAEREIKLWLKPNDIPPLLRAYSCRQSEEHIYCKDNMIFKKYESGSVCLLTPGDMVWESDWKALCAILEGAQPACSLRSIAAKYLINEDRTIG; from the coding sequence ATGAACCATAATGGGCGCGAACAAACGCTTGTCTTGATTAAGCCGGACGCTTTGAAATTATCGCTGTCGGGATATTTGCTTTCCCTGCTGTCCGAATCGCATACGGGATTGATGATTACGGGAAGCAAAATCGTCAGCGTTTCCCGAATGTTGGCGGAAGAGCATTACGCCGAACACGCCGGGAAGGTATTTTACGATTCGCTTCTCGAATACATCATGGGAGAAATTCATTTCCCGGATGATCCTGGCAAGCGGAGAGTGAAAGTTCTCGTCTATCAAGGCAAGGACGCCGTGAAGAAGATCCGGGAAATCGCGGGACCAACCAATCCTCACATCGCCCGCGAAGAAAAACCCGGCTGCATCCGTTCGTTGGGAACCGTCATTCCGCTGAAAAACGGCGCGGGGGAAATCGTCGGCAATCGAATCGACAACCTGATTCACGCTTCGGCGTCCGTCGAGGAAGCGGAGCGGGAAATCAAACTTTGGTTAAAACCGAACGATATTCCTCCTCTCTTGCGCGCCTACTCCTGTCGGCAAAGCGAAGAGCATATTTATTGCAAAGACAATATGATATTCAAAAAATACGAATCCGGCAGCGTTTGCCTATTAACGCCGGGCGATATGGTCTGGGAATCCGATTGGAAGGCTCTATGCGCGATTCTCGAAGGAGCGCAGCCTGCTTGTTCTCTTCGATCGATCGCCGCTAAATATCTCATCAACGAAGATCGGACGATTGGATGA